A DNA window from Stutzerimonas stutzeri contains the following coding sequences:
- a CDS encoding alpha/beta hydrolase family protein, which produces MPESVSLRCRDGFALSAQLWSPQGPERGAVIISCATGVLSRYYARYASFLSEHGFAALTYDFRGIGGSRPERLRDMQMRWRDWGEYDFDAAVRFMRERDAQGLLVAVGHSAGGFMPGFAEAANQVDRYLNVAGQYAYWRDYAANRRLSMYAKWHLFMPAVTRLYGYFPGRRLGWLEDLPAGVAQEWSRRGARLEDSYPAHEHELLFSRFAAIRAAILAVSTSDDEFATPAAMRRGLGYFRNSPRQLVQLNPRAMGFERIGHFGLFHDRHRNGFWRETLEWIAEGRNPWLADEVIEAGAAPNSDTAIPFGAPSGYKPGP; this is translated from the coding sequence ATGCCTGAATCCGTTTCGCTGCGTTGCCGCGACGGCTTTGCGCTGTCTGCGCAGCTGTGGAGTCCACAAGGTCCGGAGCGCGGCGCGGTGATCATCAGTTGCGCCACCGGAGTGTTGTCGCGTTATTACGCCCGCTACGCGAGCTTTCTTAGCGAGCACGGATTTGCCGCGCTGACCTACGACTTCCGCGGTATCGGCGGCTCGCGACCGGAGCGTCTGCGCGACATGCAGATGCGCTGGCGCGACTGGGGTGAGTACGACTTCGACGCCGCCGTGCGCTTTATGCGCGAGCGTGATGCGCAAGGCCTGCTGGTGGCGGTGGGGCACAGTGCCGGCGGTTTCATGCCGGGTTTTGCCGAGGCGGCCAACCAGGTGGATCGCTACCTCAATGTGGCGGGGCAGTACGCCTACTGGCGCGATTACGCTGCCAACCGGCGCCTGAGCATGTATGCCAAGTGGCACCTGTTCATGCCCGCAGTGACCCGGCTCTACGGCTATTTTCCCGGTCGGCGGCTCGGTTGGCTGGAAGACCTGCCGGCCGGCGTCGCCCAGGAGTGGTCTCGGCGTGGCGCACGGCTGGAAGACAGCTACCCTGCGCACGAGCATGAATTGCTGTTCAGCCGCTTCGCCGCGATCCGCGCGGCGATCCTCGCAGTGAGCACCAGCGATGACGAGTTCGCCACGCCGGCAGCCATGCGCCGGGGCCTGGGCTACTTTCGCAACAGCCCGCGTCAGCTGGTGCAGCTCAATCCCCGCGCGATGGGCTTCGAGCGCATCGGCCATTTCGGCCTGTTCCACGACCGCCATCGCAACGGTTTCTGGCGCGAGACGCTGGAGTGGATCGCCGAGGGCCGCAATCCCTGGCTCGCCGATGAGGTCATCGAGGCAGGAGCAGCGCCGAACAGCGACACCGCCATTCCTTTCGGCGCGCCATCCGGCTATAAGCCTGGCCCATGA
- a CDS encoding GreA/GreB family elongation factor, translating to MNKTALQQQIIATLEADREVAKAVLAATHEAATHAESKAENKYDTRGLEAAYLADGQRRRLHEIETALAAYRNLQPGACLDGNVRVGALLCLEHDGHERWFFLGPDAAGLKLQHEGREILVISPRSPLGQGLLGRQMGDEVELQVNGQRQCYEVLEIG from the coding sequence ATGAACAAGACCGCCCTTCAGCAGCAGATCATCGCCACCCTCGAAGCCGACCGCGAGGTCGCCAAGGCTGTGCTGGCCGCGACCCACGAGGCCGCCACCCATGCCGAGAGCAAGGCCGAGAACAAGTACGACACCCGCGGCCTGGAAGCCGCCTACCTCGCCGATGGACAAAGACGACGCCTGCACGAGATCGAGACGGCGCTTGCCGCCTACCGCAACCTGCAGCCGGGTGCTTGCCTGGACGGCAACGTGCGGGTCGGCGCACTGCTTTGTCTGGAACATGATGGCCACGAACGCTGGTTCTTCCTCGGCCCGGATGCGGCGGGGCTGAAGCTGCAGCACGAGGGGCGGGAGATCCTGGTGATCTCGCCGCGCTCACCGCTGGGACAGGGCCTGCTCGGACGACAGATGGGCGATGAGGTGGAGTTGCAGGTCAACGGCCAACGACAGTGCTATGAGGTGCTGGAGATCGGGTAG
- the chrA gene encoding chromate efflux transporter, translating to MSEQAMQSEEQTLPRSVSFTEALLFWLKLGFISFGGPAGQIAIMHQELVERRRWISERRFLHALNYCMLLPGPEAQQLATYIGWLLHRSRGGIVAGALFVLPSLLILITLSWIYIAFGDVSLVAGIFYGIKPAVTAIVLHAAHRIGSRALKNSWMWAIAGASFVAIFALNVPFPLIVLGAATIGYLGGRIAPARFSIGGGHAAGDKSYGPALIDDDTPPPAHARFRWSRLALLLAIGAALWLLPMAVLTVLFGWGGTLTQMAWFFTKAALMTFGGAYAVLPYVYQGAVGYYGWLSPTQMIDGLALGETTPGPLIMVVAFVGFIGAYVQQVFGADQAFAAGALAACLVTWFTFLPSFLFILAGGPVVESTHGELKFTAPLTAITAAVVGVIVNLALFFGYHVLWPQGFAGSFDWPSALITLSAAVALFRFKRGVIQVLLSCALVGLAVHLLR from the coding sequence ATGAGTGAGCAAGCCATGCAATCAGAAGAGCAGACGTTACCGCGCAGCGTCAGTTTCACGGAGGCACTACTGTTCTGGCTCAAGCTCGGCTTCATCAGCTTTGGCGGCCCGGCTGGGCAGATCGCGATCATGCACCAGGAACTGGTGGAGCGGCGGCGCTGGATTTCCGAACGACGTTTTCTCCATGCGCTCAATTACTGCATGCTGCTGCCCGGCCCAGAGGCGCAGCAACTGGCGACCTACATCGGCTGGCTGCTGCATCGTAGCCGGGGCGGCATCGTCGCAGGCGCACTGTTCGTGCTGCCGTCGCTGTTGATCCTGATCACCCTGTCCTGGATCTACATTGCTTTCGGCGACGTGTCTCTGGTTGCAGGAATCTTCTACGGCATCAAGCCTGCGGTGACCGCCATCGTATTGCACGCAGCCCACCGCATAGGCTCCCGTGCGCTGAAGAACAGCTGGATGTGGGCGATTGCCGGGGCTTCGTTCGTAGCCATCTTTGCGCTCAATGTGCCATTCCCACTGATCGTGCTGGGCGCAGCCACGATTGGCTACCTTGGCGGGCGGATTGCGCCGGCCCGGTTCAGCATCGGCGGTGGCCATGCGGCAGGTGACAAGTCATACGGCCCGGCGCTGATCGACGACGATACCCCACCCCCTGCACATGCGCGCTTTCGCTGGTCGCGCCTGGCGTTGCTGCTGGCGATCGGCGCTGCGCTGTGGCTGCTTCCCATGGCGGTCCTGACCGTGTTGTTCGGGTGGGGCGGGACGCTGACGCAAATGGCCTGGTTCTTCACCAAGGCGGCTTTGATGACGTTCGGTGGGGCCTATGCGGTGTTGCCCTACGTCTACCAGGGAGCGGTCGGCTACTACGGCTGGCTGAGCCCGACGCAAATGATCGACGGCCTCGCCCTCGGCGAAACCACACCGGGACCGCTGATCATGGTGGTGGCGTTCGTTGGCTTTATCGGTGCCTACGTGCAACAGGTGTTCGGCGCAGACCAGGCCTTCGCTGCCGGCGCCCTCGCCGCCTGCCTGGTCACCTGGTTCACCTTTCTGCCATCGTTCCTGTTCATATTGGCAGGCGGACCGGTGGTGGAATCGACCCATGGCGAGCTGAAATTCACCGCACCGCTTACGGCCATCACGGCGGCTGTGGTCGGTGTGATCGTCAACCTGGCCTTGTTCTTCGGCTATCACGTGTTATGGCCACAAGGCTTCGCCGGCAGTTTCGACTGGCCTTCGGCGCTCATCACACTCAGCGCAGCGGTGGCGCTATTTCGCTTCAAGCGTGGGGTAATCCAGGTGTTGCTGAGCTGCGCTCTAGTCGGCCTGGCGGTGCATCTGCTGCGATGA
- a CDS encoding chromate resistance protein: protein MSEWLCLVMALPTSSAAERMRAWRTLKAAGSAVLRDGVYLLPDHPSCRETLAAVERNILDSDGYACLLPVSDPHGERFIPLFSRAKEYSELRSETEEQLALLDADTALAVMRQARKLRKTFSHIHDIDFFPDATQQQADSRLRELETAISRALSRDEPSGHEQAIERLPVAAFKERVWATRQRPWVDRLASAWLIKRFIDPAARILWLQSPSDCPDDALGFDFDGARFSHVGNRVTFETLQASFALDAPGLTRMAALVHYLDIGGAQPAEAAGVERVLAGLHTSIGNDDQLLNAACAIFDGLLAAFGTEGPNDE from the coding sequence TTGAGCGAATGGCTCTGTTTGGTAATGGCTCTGCCTACGTCCAGTGCAGCAGAACGAATGCGTGCCTGGCGAACGTTGAAAGCCGCCGGTTCCGCAGTACTTCGGGACGGCGTGTATCTGCTACCCGATCACCCGTCCTGCCGAGAAACCCTTGCTGCGGTGGAGCGCAATATTCTCGACAGTGACGGCTACGCATGTTTGCTACCGGTAAGTGATCCACACGGCGAACGCTTCATTCCCCTGTTCTCCAGGGCCAAGGAATATTCCGAGCTGCGTTCCGAAACCGAAGAGCAGCTTGCATTGCTGGATGCCGATACCGCTCTCGCCGTCATGCGCCAGGCTCGCAAGTTGCGCAAGACCTTTTCCCACATCCATGACATCGACTTTTTCCCGGACGCTACGCAACAGCAGGCTGACTCGCGGCTGCGCGAATTGGAGACAGCGATCAGTCGGGCACTCTCGAGAGACGAGCCCAGCGGCCATGAGCAGGCGATCGAGCGATTGCCTGTCGCCGCATTCAAGGAGCGTGTCTGGGCTACCCGGCAACGCCCCTGGGTCGACCGCTTGGCCAGTGCCTGGCTGATCAAGCGCTTCATAGACCCCGCGGCGCGCATTCTCTGGCTGCAGTCACCGAGCGATTGTCCTGATGACGCGCTGGGTTTTGATTTCGATGGCGCCCGGTTCAGCCATGTCGGCAACAGGGTGACCTTCGAAACCCTGCAAGCCAGCTTCGCCCTGGATGCACCCGGCCTGACGCGCATGGCTGCGCTAGTGCATTACCTCGACATCGGCGGCGCCCAGCCGGCCGAGGCGGCTGGCGTGGAGCGGGTGCTGGCCGGCCTGCACACGAGTATTGGAAACGACGACCAATTACTGAATGCCGCCTGCGCCATTTTCGATGGCCTGCTGGCGGCTTTTGGCACAGAAGGGCCTAACGATGAGTGA
- a CDS encoding methyl-accepting chemotaxis protein, whose product MKIVFSPAELLMNRLNYPSKFALIGLLVFLAFASLMWTIASQLNRTIERAESELVATALARPLSKLVELTQQHRGVSSMLLGGNASMADRRNTLQTNVDAAMAEMNRTLADDKRGMREWQNIGRGWDEIKRSVQSWSQPQSYQAHTALIGELLNFQTLLSDVYGLTFDPEPQTYYLMTAAVNRVPFLIERLGRLRGSASAMLARGEISDEQRTALIVVTEEIRSATVEMERSVEKVIAQRPELQTQLNRAVATLRERGEAVDRVVQGMVVRGDFSSTTSAQFFDMTTEAISIGYSQMYDVLLPNLDQLLQQRIDDARQMLHGNLAMLLVVLGVIGYLSVGAYLSVMTSIRSLRDGSERLAAGDLTAHIQLAARDELRYVAGSFNDMAEAMRQLIGSIKSNSDHVADSARSLVTASGQIHVASQCQSDAASSMAAAVEQMTVGIESIARNAGEADALANRSGELSRQGGEIVAAVVEEISQIAISVGDSARTVAELGERSGQISAIVGVIGDIAAQTNLLALNAAIEAARAGDQGRGFAVVADEVRKLAERTANSTKEIAQMVSAIQQGTEGAVQGMEQGVAKVNEGVARAQRAGEAMGGIREAANQVLFTVAEISNALREQSTASAEIAQQVATIARMAEENGEAVGSNHHTASRLSDLAGTLLDNVSRFKAS is encoded by the coding sequence ATGAAAATCGTGTTTTCGCCCGCCGAACTGCTGATGAACCGGCTCAACTACCCGAGCAAGTTTGCCCTGATCGGCTTGCTGGTATTTCTCGCCTTCGCCAGCCTGATGTGGACCATCGCCAGCCAGCTCAACCGCACCATAGAGCGAGCCGAGAGCGAACTGGTCGCGACCGCCCTGGCGCGACCATTGTCCAAGCTGGTCGAGCTGACCCAGCAACACCGCGGCGTATCTTCCATGCTGCTGGGTGGCAACGCCTCGATGGCTGACCGCCGCAACACACTGCAGACCAACGTCGATGCGGCCATGGCCGAGATGAACCGCACACTGGCCGACGACAAACGTGGCATGCGCGAATGGCAGAACATCGGACGCGGCTGGGACGAGATCAAGCGGAGCGTGCAGAGCTGGTCGCAGCCGCAGAGCTATCAGGCGCATACCGCGCTGATCGGCGAGCTGCTGAATTTTCAAACGCTGCTGTCCGACGTCTACGGCCTGACCTTCGATCCGGAGCCGCAGACTTATTACCTGATGACTGCCGCGGTCAATCGCGTGCCGTTTCTGATCGAGCGGCTCGGGCGCCTGCGCGGCAGTGCGTCGGCCATGCTGGCCCGGGGCGAAATCAGCGACGAGCAACGCACCGCGCTGATCGTGGTGACCGAGGAAATTCGCTCGGCGACGGTCGAGATGGAACGCAGTGTGGAAAAGGTCATCGCCCAGCGGCCGGAGCTGCAGACGCAGCTGAACCGGGCGGTGGCGACCCTGCGTGAGCGCGGTGAAGCGGTTGACCGGGTTGTCCAGGGCATGGTGGTGCGCGGCGATTTCAGCAGCACCACGTCGGCGCAGTTCTTCGACATGACCACCGAGGCGATCAGCATCGGCTACTCGCAAATGTACGACGTGTTGCTGCCAAATCTGGATCAGCTGCTGCAGCAACGTATCGACGACGCCCGCCAGATGCTGCATGGCAACCTCGCCATGCTGCTGGTGGTGCTTGGCGTGATCGGCTATCTCTCGGTGGGTGCCTACCTGTCGGTGATGACCAGCATTCGCAGCCTGCGCGACGGCAGCGAACGGCTCGCCGCCGGCGACCTCACCGCGCACATCCAGCTGGCCGCGCGTGACGAGCTGCGTTACGTAGCCGGCAGCTTCAACGACATGGCCGAGGCCATGCGCCAGTTGATCGGCAGCATCAAGAGCAACTCCGACCACGTCGCCGACTCGGCGCGCAGCCTGGTAACTGCCTCCGGGCAGATTCATGTCGCCTCGCAGTGCCAGAGTGATGCAGCATCGAGCATGGCGGCGGCGGTGGAGCAGATGACCGTCGGCATCGAGAGCATCGCGCGCAACGCCGGCGAGGCCGATGCACTGGCCAATCGCTCTGGCGAACTGTCACGCCAGGGCGGCGAAATCGTCGCCGCGGTGGTCGAGGAGATCAGCCAGATCGCCATATCGGTGGGCGACTCGGCGCGTACCGTCGCCGAGCTGGGCGAACGCTCCGGGCAGATCTCCGCCATCGTCGGGGTGATTGGCGATATCGCCGCACAGACCAACCTGCTGGCGTTGAACGCGGCAATCGAGGCCGCGCGAGCGGGCGATCAGGGACGTGGTTTTGCCGTGGTGGCCGATGAGGTGCGCAAGCTGGCCGAACGCACCGCCAACTCCACCAAGGAAATCGCACAGATGGTTTCGGCCATCCAGCAGGGCACCGAGGGTGCGGTGCAAGGCATGGAGCAGGGCGTGGCAAAGGTCAACGAAGGCGTCGCACGTGCTCAGCGCGCCGGTGAGGCCATGGGCGGCATCCGTGAAGCGGCAAACCAGGTGCTCTTCACCGTGGCGGAGATTTCCAATGCGCTGCGCGAACAGAGCACGGCGTCCGCCGAAATCGCCCAACAAGTGGCCACCATCGCCCGCATGGCCGAGGAAAACGGCGAAGCGGTAGGCAGCAACCACCACACCGCCAGCCGCCTCAGCGACCTGGCCGGCACTCTGCTCGACAATGTCAGCCGCTTCAAGGCGAGCTGA